CGAAACGAATATGGAGGCGATCGGGGGATCCGCGCTGACGGACGAATCTATAGAAGTGCCCGAGGGCGACGTCCATCGGGAGGATATTCCCGTGACGTATGTGCCCGCGCGCAACCTGATCTTCCTTTCCTATGCGCTCGGCTACGCGGAGACGCTGGGCGCGGGCAAGGTCTACATCGGGGTGAATTCCGTGGACTACTCGGGGTACCCCGACTGCCGTCCGGAGTTTATCGAGAAGTTCCAGGCGATTGCCGACTACGCGACAGCGGCGACGGCGGTCAAAGGTGCGAAGATTACGATTGCCGCGCCTCTGCAGAACATGTCCAAGGCGGAGATCATCCGGCTTGCCGCCAGGCTGAAGGCGCCTTTGGAGCATACGCACAGCTGCTATCGCGGCGGCGATACCGCCTGCGGCGTGTGCGACAGCTGCAAGCTTCGTCTGCAGGGCTTTGCGGCCGCCGGCATAAAAGACCCCGTTTCATACGAAAATCGATAGGATATGACATGAAGGATATTCAGAAGACGACCGATATGCGCGGCATAGCCATTCAGCGGGTAGGCGTCAAAGATGTGCGGCTGCCGTTCCGCATCAAGACGCTCTCCGGAGGAGAGCAGCAGGTCCTGGCGACGATTCAGTTTACAGTGGCATTGCCCCAAGAGTACAAGGGGACCCACATGAGCCGGTTTATCGAGATACTGAGCCGGTGGCAGGATCAGCCTCTCGCGGAGCCCGAGATGGAAGCCATCCTGGAGGAAGCCTTGGAGAAGCTGGAGGCGGAGTCTGCCGACCTGCATATCGCTTTCACCTACTTTGTGGAAAAGTGCGCGCCTGTCAGCGGCATGAAGTCCGTCCTCGATCTGGACTGCTTCTTCCATGGAACGAAAGAGCGAGGGGAGGCGATGCAGTTTCGCCTCGGCGTCTCCGTGCCGGCGACGTCGCTCTGCCCATGCAGCAAGGAGATCTCCGCTTACGGCGCGCATAATCAGCGAAGCCGGCTTGCCGTTGCCGCTGAGTTCAACGCGGAGACACCCTGCATCTATATTGAGAATTTGGCGAAGCTCATGGAGGAGGAGGCATCGTCTCCCGTCTATCCTCTCTTGAAGCGGACAGATGAGAAGTATGTGACGGAATATGCCTACGACCATCCGAAGTTCGTGGAGGATATCCTGCGGGATCTGGTGCTTCGTATGCGGGGGATTGAGGGCATGCGGTGGTTCTCGGTGGACTGCGAGAACTTCGAGTCCATTCATAACCACAATGCCTTTGCCGCGCACGAAGAATTTGTAAAATAGGGAGGTGTATGCGCGTGAAACGCTTGATTATCAATGCGGATGACTTCGGCATCCATACGTCTGTCAATCAGGCGGTGCTGCGCGCATACGAGTACGGTCTCCTGAAGAGCACGTCTCTGATTGCCGGCGGAAGAGCCGCCGAGGAGGCGGCGATGCTCGCGCGTGAAGCGCACGGCTTAGGCGTCGGTGTCCACTTGACATGGGTCGCGGAGAGTCCTGTATCGGATGCCGCGAAGGTGCCGAGTCTCGTCGATGGGGAGGGCCGGTTTCTTCCGCATCATATCGCCTTTATCAAGCGGTTTTTGACGGGCGCTGTCCGCAGAGAGGAGCTCCGCCTGGAGGCGGAGGCACAGATCAAAAAGATTCTGCAGCTCGGCGTTACGCCGACCCATATCGACAGCCATCAGCACCTCCATGTGCTGCCGGGAGTCATCGATATGGTGCTGGAGCTCGCCGCGAAATACGGGATCAGAAAGCTGCGCATCCCCTGTGAGCCCTTCCTTTTTCGGGGGAATTATCCCGCGGCGTTCGCTCGTCTGCTGGCGAAGTGGGGCCTGTTAAGCTGTGCGTTCATGGCAAGGCAAAAGGCGCGGCGCAGGGGATTTTCCTTTCCGCACAGCTTTTATGGAATGCTTGCCGGAGGGCATCTCGAGGAGCCGTACCTCTTGTCGATGCTTGCCGCGCTGCCTGCGGGGACGAGTGAGATCATGATGCATCCCGCGGCGGATGACCGCGCCATGTCTTCTGTCTATGACTGGCAGTATCATTGGCAGGGAGAGCTGGCGGCGCTGCAGTCGCCGACGGTGAAGGCCTGCATAAAAGAAAAAGATATACAGTGCATATCGTATCGGGAGCTGAAAGATGAGTAAATTTTATCAGCGGTTCCTGCTGCTCTTCCTGCTTGTCTGCAGTATTTCAGGAGTTGTTATCTACACGACGGTGGATATCAATACGCTGCACAATCTGACGGCGTTTCAGCCGTGGTCTGTGGCACTTGCCGTCGTGAGCCTTTCGATCGGGCTTGTGCTGGACGGGACGCGGCTCATGCATCTCGTCAAGGTCGCGAATGAGAAGATCACGTTTAAGCAGGCGGTGCACGTCGTCTTCGGAAACTACTTTTTGGCGCTCCTGACGCCCGGAGCGACGGGCGGCGCCGTGGCACAGGTCATGTTTCTGCGGCACGCGGGCGTCCCGATGGGGAAGGCTACGGTGCTCGTCATTGTGCGCACGCTTGTCTCCATTTTCTTCCTGCTCTGCTGTATGCCCTTTATCTTTCTTCACGACGCGGGCATCCTGCCGGGCGTGGATAATGAAACGCTTATGGTTGTGTCTCTGCTTCTCTTCTTGGGTATTATCGGGATCGTGCTCGCGTCGAGAACACGCTCGCTCGACACCCTGATCGGGCGGATCACGGGGCGGCTGTCTCCGCATCGGAAGCGTGTCATCGTCGCCTTTTACCGCGATATCAAGATTGGCGTGAGGCTGTTGGCGGCCTCGCCCAAAAGCATGGTGCGCATCTTCTTTGAGTCGGGACTGAGCCTTCTGTTCATCTACGGCATTGTGCCGTGTCTGCTCTTGGGGCTGGGCGTTACCGACGCGGACTGGTACACCGTGATGGGGCGGATGTTTTTCCTGAATATGCTCCTCTACGTGTCTCCGACGCCCGGAGGCTCCGGGATTGCTGAGGGCGGCTTTGTCTGGCTCTTCGCGGATTCCGTACCGGCAGGCACGGTCGGTATCCTCGCCGTATCGTGGCGGCTTATCGCGGAGTACATCCCTTTCCTGATCGGGTTCTACTACACCATTCGCGTCTTCGGACGGGACTTCCTGAATCAACAGCTTGGAAAGTAAAAAACCTTTCTCACCGGTTGAACATCGGTAAGAAAGGTTTTTTTGCGTGTGTGGAAGCGGTGCATGGATGCATTGTCTGCCGGATAAAGAACCGCACGCGGATTACATTAAAGTTTTGCGGAAGCCGGCAATATCACGGATGGTATCGGGAGTAGTGCGGCAGCAGCCGCCGATGAGACGGGCGCCCGCCTCGTGCCACTGCTTAACGTAGTCGGTGTACGAGGTAGCTGCTCCGTGCCACGTCTTGGTCACGGCATTGTATGTCTCGCCTGTGTTCGGATAGACGACGATGGGTTTATCGCTGACGGAGCGAATCTCCCGGATGAGCGATGTGACATAGTCGGGCGCTGTGCAGTTGAGGCCGATGGCGACGATCTGCGGCTCTTTGTCCAAGATACGAGCGGCTTCCGCGATCGGCTCGCCGCTGGAGATATGCTTCTCGTCTTTGCAGGAGAAAGAGCACCAGGCGGCTGCGTCGCCCCGGCGCTTGAGATCGGAGACGAGGACAAGCGCCTCGTCAAGCAAAGGCAGCGTCTCAAAGGCAAGGAGATCCGGCTGCGCCTCTATGAGCAGGGCAAGCCGCTCTTCGTGAAAATCAGAGAGCTCCGCTCGTGAGAGCGTGTAATCGCCCCGATACTCGGAGCCGTCCGCGAGGTAGGCTCCGTAGGGACCTACGGACGCGGCGGCAAGAGGTGCCGGTCGATTCCGGAGCGCCGTGTCCGCGGTATCGCGCAGGAAGGCGTCGCGCGCGGCGCGGACGAGCGCCACGGAGTCCTGAATGAGTTTTTTCGATTCACTTCGGCTGTAGCCTTTTTTCTCAAAGCCCTCGACACTTGCCTGATAGCTGGCGCTCGATACGATATCCGCGCCTGCCCGATAGTAGTCGTAGTGGACGGACCGGACAAGCTCGGGGCGTTCAAAGAGCGCCTTTGCCGCCCAGAGCTCGTCGTTCGTGTCAAAGCCCCGATTCGTAATCTCGGTGCCGAAAGCGCCGTCGAGGACGAGAAACGGGTATTTTTGAAGAAGCTTCGTAAGCATAGTAAACCCTCAATTCAATAATTCTGCGGGCGGCTCTTCACCGAACCACTTCTTGTAAATGGCCGCGAATTCACCGTTCGCCTTGATTTTCGCAAGACCGGAGTCGATCTTCTTCAGGAGCTCGTCATTGCCCTTATCGACGGCAATGGCGAGGTCTTCTTTGGTGAGGGCGAGATCGGCGACGCGGACGTTCTCGTTGTTGGAATGGCTGACATAGTAGGCGTTTGTCGGGATGTCGTTAATGACGGCATCGACGCCTCCGTTGTTGAGCTCCAAAAAGGCTTCATTGATGGCGTTGAAGACGCGCACATCGGCATTGGGAATCTTGCGCGCCGCTTCTTCACCGGTGGAGCCGATGGAGACACCGAGACGCTTTCCTTCCAAGTCCTTCTCCGTATGAATGGCATCATTGCCCTTGGCGATGACAGCGCCGAGTCCCGCGATGTAGTAAGGCTTAGAGAAGGATACGCTTCTTGCGCGGTCTTCGGTGACGGTGATATCGTTGATGGCGACGTCAATGCTCTTGGACTGGAGCGCGGGAATGAGCCCGTCAAAAGCGAGATTTTTAATCTCGACATCAAAGCCTTCCGCGGCGCCGATCGCGCGGATGATATCGACATCAAAGCCGACGTAGTCGTTCGTCTCCTTATCGATGGAGCCGAACGGGGGATAGGCGGCATCCATGCCGACGCGGAGCGCGGTCTTCTGATTGTCTTTCTTCGGCGCGGATGCCGTATCCTGACCGCAGCCGGCCAATGTGAAGAGTGAGAAGACGAGGAGCAGAACGGGGAGAATGTATTTGTGTTGTTTCATAGTGTTGCCTCCTTTTTTAGACAGTATAAGCCATAAAACATAGTATGTAAATATGTTTTATAAACAAAATAAGGACTTTTAGGCTTAAAAATAAAATTAATATACATATAGGTAAAAATAATTTGACTAAATTTGAGAAAAAAGTATATAATGACTCGTCCATATAGGAAATAAGATTGGTTGCTTTATAGAATGATATACGAATCATACAGATAAGGAGACTGCACTTGAAATCGTACCTCAATATTGCAATTATGGTTTTTGTGCTCATGACGAGTGTTTTTGTTGCTGCCAATATTATAACAGGCGGAAAAATTATGTCAACGGATAGTCATTATACGGCAACTATCATTTCCATAAAAAACGAACTCAAGGATTGGCGTTATCGCACAGAAGCGCTGTCCTATGATGGTCAGAAACTGCCTGCAAATATGTGGGAAGAGCAGCAGCAGGACGGACTGTGGAAGCCGTATCCTTTCCCCGACCGACCTCCTGTGGAGGACGATGCAAAGTATGTCTGGCTGCAGACTCGGCTGCCGGACAATGTGGAGCCGGGGGACGCGCTCTTTTTCAGTACGACGGATCAGGCGTTTCGAATCTGGGTCGGAGACAGGCTCATAGAAGAATACGGAACGATGCAGGAAGGCGAGTACACGTGGGGGCGTCGGTGGCACGTCGTACGTCTTCCCAACTATGTCGGGGGACAGCTGCTGACCGTCGAAGCGCATTCGGATGTGGAGGCCCGTCTGGGCGTGTTTGATCGCTTTTCCGTACGCAACCGGGGGGTCAGCTATCTCCTGCTGTTCGTCTATGATATTCCGTTTTTCATTGGCATGTCGTCGGTAATATCGCTTCTCTTCCTTGTATTCACGTACCTGTCGAAGTCCATGAGGTATGACGGCATTTACCGCGGGTTCTTCATATTTCAAACCATATATTTCTTTTGGATGATTGCCTCGAGCAACTTTCGTACGCTTCTCTTTGATGCGCCCGAATTTTGGTGGAACGCGCAGCTCATTGCGATATACGCGTTTTTGCCGGCGGCGCATTACATGATTGCGCAGCTGGTTGAGCCGCGGTATAAAAAGTGGTCGATGGGATTCTTCCGGGTGCATATCGTGTATATGGCGGCTGCCGCATTTGCCCAGATATTCATTTTTCGAGATTCTTTTCTTGTCGCTTTGAACGCATACTATATTCTTGTCGCCGCGGGCGGTGCGGTATCCGGTGTTACGCTCTACCGCTCCATGCGGTCGGGCAATCCTTACAGCCGCGCGATGCTCTTTCCCGTGAGCGTCATGTTTGTGACATGTATGGCCGATGGACTCACTATGCAGTACCGTCTGCTGACATGGCCGATCTGTGTCATGGCGCTGGCGGCACCGACGTTTTTCAGCTTTGCTGTCGGTGTTCTCAGTGAGCAGATACGCCAAGAGCGCACCGCGGCACTGCACATGCAGAATCTCCGAGGAGAGGTCGATGAGTTCAAACAGCAGGCGCAGATTGACCCGTTGACGGGAGTCTTCAATCGATATAAGTTCGATGACGCCTATCGTGAATATACGGCAATCGCGAAGCGCACGAATGCAAAGCTTTCTCTCTGTATGCTCGATATTGACTTCTTTAAGCGTGTCAATGATGACTACGGGCATGACATCGGGGATGTCGTTCTGCGGGGCTTCGCGGAGCTCATCCAAAATGCGATTGAAGCGCGCCGCCATGTCCTGATTCGCTGGGGAGGCGAAGAATTCGTCATTCTCTGTCTGCATCAGTCCGCCGCTGAGGCCGCTCTGTTCGCGGAGAGCCTTTGCAAAAAGGTGGAGGCGGCGGCTATCTGTCCGTATCGTTCGGTGACTTGCTCGGTCGGTGTCGCGGAATGGATGGAGACGGATGAACATGCGGAGGCGTTTGTCAAGCGCGCCGATGAAGCGCTGTATCAGGCGAAGGAAGGCGGGCGCAACTGCGTTAGGGTATATAAAGCATAAAACAAAGGGGCGATGCAGCGGCTGTATCGCCCTCTTTTTACGAAGCTGTGCGAATATATGGAAGCAATATTTTCACATAAGGACTATTGCAATGAGGAAAGGATAGAATTATAATATGTAGCTGTATTATGTTTCATGTGTGCCGTTTGATGGAGTGCGGGTTTCTGTCGGATGGTGCAGAGAGAAGGGAGTTATTTTATGGAAATTGCAGCAGCATTTAT
This portion of the Selenomonas sp. TAMA-11512 genome encodes:
- a CDS encoding lysylphosphatidylglycerol synthase transmembrane domain-containing protein, coding for MSKFYQRFLLLFLLVCSISGVVIYTTVDINTLHNLTAFQPWSVALAVVSLSIGLVLDGTRLMHLVKVANEKITFKQAVHVVFGNYFLALLTPGATGGAVAQVMFLRHAGVPMGKATVLVIVRTLVSIFFLLCCMPFIFLHDAGILPGVDNETLMVVSLLLFLGIIGIVLASRTRSLDTLIGRITGRLSPHRKRVIVAFYRDIKIGVRLLAASPKSMVRIFFESGLSLLFIYGIVPCLLLGLGVTDADWYTVMGRMFFLNMLLYVSPTPGGSGIAEGGFVWLFADSVPAGTVGILAVSWRLIAEYIPFLIGFYYTIRVFGRDFLNQQLGK
- the queC gene encoding 7-cyano-7-deazaguanine synthase QueC translates to MSEKVKAVVLLSGGLDSTTCMAVAQNAGEELYPISFNYHQRHSIELESAKKVAAHYAVSRHLIVETNMEAIGGSALTDESIEVPEGDVHREDIPVTYVPARNLIFLSYALGYAETLGAGKVYIGVNSVDYSGYPDCRPEFIEKFQAIADYATAATAVKGAKITIAAPLQNMSKAEIIRLAARLKAPLEHTHSCYRGGDTACGVCDSCKLRLQGFAAAGIKDPVSYENR
- the mmuM gene encoding homocysteine S-methyltransferase, with amino-acid sequence MLTKLLQKYPFLVLDGAFGTEITNRGFDTNDELWAAKALFERPELVRSVHYDYYRAGADIVSSASYQASVEGFEKKGYSRSESKKLIQDSVALVRAARDAFLRDTADTALRNRPAPLAAASVGPYGAYLADGSEYRGDYTLSRAELSDFHEERLALLIEAQPDLLAFETLPLLDEALVLVSDLKRRGDAAAWCSFSCKDEKHISSGEPIAEAARILDKEPQIVAIGLNCTAPDYVTSLIREIRSVSDKPIVVYPNTGETYNAVTKTWHGAATSYTDYVKQWHEAGARLIGGCCRTTPDTIRDIAGFRKTLM
- a CDS encoding GGDEF domain-containing protein, translated to MSTDSHYTATIISIKNELKDWRYRTEALSYDGQKLPANMWEEQQQDGLWKPYPFPDRPPVEDDAKYVWLQTRLPDNVEPGDALFFSTTDQAFRIWVGDRLIEEYGTMQEGEYTWGRRWHVVRLPNYVGGQLLTVEAHSDVEARLGVFDRFSVRNRGVSYLLLFVYDIPFFIGMSSVISLLFLVFTYLSKSMRYDGIYRGFFIFQTIYFFWMIASSNFRTLLFDAPEFWWNAQLIAIYAFLPAAHYMIAQLVEPRYKKWSMGFFRVHIVYMAAAAFAQIFIFRDSFLVALNAYYILVAAGGAVSGVTLYRSMRSGNPYSRAMLFPVSVMFVTCMADGLTMQYRLLTWPICVMALAAPTFFSFAVGVLSEQIRQERTAALHMQNLRGEVDEFKQQAQIDPLTGVFNRYKFDDAYREYTAIAKRTNAKLSLCMLDIDFFKRVNDDYGHDIGDVVLRGFAELIQNAIEARRHVLIRWGGEEFVILCLHQSAAEAALFAESLCKKVEAAAICPYRSVTCSVGVAEWMETDEHAEAFVKRADEALYQAKEGGRNCVRVYKA
- a CDS encoding ChbG/HpnK family deacetylase: MKRLIINADDFGIHTSVNQAVLRAYEYGLLKSTSLIAGGRAAEEAAMLAREAHGLGVGVHLTWVAESPVSDAAKVPSLVDGEGRFLPHHIAFIKRFLTGAVRREELRLEAEAQIKKILQLGVTPTHIDSHQHLHVLPGVIDMVLELAAKYGIRKLRIPCEPFLFRGNYPAAFARLLAKWGLLSCAFMARQKARRRGFSFPHSFYGMLAGGHLEEPYLLSMLAALPAGTSEIMMHPAADDRAMSSVYDWQYHWQGELAALQSPTVKACIKEKDIQCISYRELKDE
- the folE2 gene encoding GTP cyclohydrolase FolE2 — protein: MKDIQKTTDMRGIAIQRVGVKDVRLPFRIKTLSGGEQQVLATIQFTVALPQEYKGTHMSRFIEILSRWQDQPLAEPEMEAILEEALEKLEAESADLHIAFTYFVEKCAPVSGMKSVLDLDCFFHGTKERGEAMQFRLGVSVPATSLCPCSKEISAYGAHNQRSRLAVAAEFNAETPCIYIENLAKLMEEEASSPVYPLLKRTDEKYVTEYAYDHPKFVEDILRDLVLRMRGIEGMRWFSVDCENFESIHNHNAFAAHEEFVK
- a CDS encoding basic amino acid ABC transporter substrate-binding protein, which gives rise to MKQHKYILPVLLLVFSLFTLAGCGQDTASAPKKDNQKTALRVGMDAAYPPFGSIDKETNDYVGFDVDIIRAIGAAEGFDVEIKNLAFDGLIPALQSKSIDVAINDITVTEDRARSVSFSKPYYIAGLGAVIAKGNDAIHTEKDLEGKRLGVSIGSTGEEAARKIPNADVRVFNAINEAFLELNNGGVDAVINDIPTNAYYVSHSNNENVRVADLALTKEDLAIAVDKGNDELLKKIDSGLAKIKANGEFAAIYKKWFGEEPPAELLN